In one window of Oryza sativa Japonica Group chromosome 9, ASM3414082v1 DNA:
- the LOC9268397 gene encoding phenylacetaldehyde reductase isoform X1: MAAMASPPPPTRVCVTGAGGFIGSWLVKLLLSRGYAVHATLRDPCDPKNAHLKQLDGASEMLSLFKADVLDAGELSAAIAGCEGVFHVASPVPGDKIVDPELEVMAPAVKGTLNVLEVCSSSKKVQKVVVVSSTAAVHYNPNWPPGKPKDESCWSDRKICMEKKEWYSASKVIAEKMALEYAEKKGLNVVTVCPCLVFGPQLQPTVNTSNELLIYITKGGPNVMRNMLLHIVDVRDVAEALILVYEKPESSGRYLCAPYHISPKATVEFLKNIYPNYNYVKCSAEVNGKTEIFTPISSEKLKSLGWKPRKLEETLTDSIEYYEKTGILQDAGGRPCVLPYLFHFLVEN; the protein is encoded by the exons atggcggcgatggcgtcgccgccgccgccgacgagagtgtgcgtcaccggcgccggcgggttcATCGGCTCGTGGCTCGtcaagctcctcctctcccgtgGCTACGCCGTGCACGCCACCCTCCGCGACCCGT GTGATCCCAAGAACGCTCATCTGAAGCAGCTGGACGGGGCGTCGGAGATGCTGAGCCTGTTCAAGGCCGACGtgctcgacgccggcgagctgtccgccgccattgccggctGCGAGGGGGTTTTCCATGTCGCCTCTCCCGTGCCCGGAGACAAGATCGTCGATCCTGAG TTAGAAGTAATGGCTCCTGCTGTAAAGGGAACACTGAATGTTCTTGAAGTTTGTTCGTCGTCTAAGAAGGTTCAGAAAGTTGTGGTGGTGTCATCTACTGCTGCAGTTCATTACAACCCCAATTGGCCTCCAGGTAAGCCCAAAGATGAGAGCTGCTGGTCGGACAGAAAGATATGCATGGAGAAGAAG GAGTGGTATAGTGCTTCCAAGGTTATCGCTGAAAAGATGGCTTTGGAATATGCAGAGAAAAAAGGTCTAAACGTTGTTACAGTCTGCCCTTGTTTAGTTTTTGGTCCACAGTTGCAACCAACTGTCAATACCAGCAATGAACTCCTCATCTATATAACAAAAG GAGGTCCAAACGTAATGAGGAACATGTTGTTGCACATAGTAGATGTCCGTGATGTGGCTGAAGCTTTGATTCTGGTATACGAGAAACCAGAATCATCTGGCAGATATCTTTGCGCACCGTATCACATCAGCCCAAAGGCTACTGTGGAGTTTCTCAAGAACATTTACCCCAACTACAATTATGTAAAGTG TAGTGCTGAAGTGAATGGCAAGACTGAAATATTTACACCAATTTCGTCAGAGAAATTGAAGAGCCTGGGCTGGAAGCCAAGGAAATTGGAGGAGACACTCACAGACAGCATTGAGTACTATGAAAAGACAGGAATTTTGCAGGATGCTGGTGGAAGACCTTGCGTTCTGCCTTACCTTTTTCACTTTCTTGTTGAGAACTGA
- the LOC9268397 gene encoding cinnamoyl-CoA reductase 1 isoform X2 — protein MAAMASPPPPTRVCVTGAGGFIGSWLVKLLLSRGYAVHATLRDPCDPKNAHLKQLDGASEMLSLFKADVLDAGELSAAIAGCEGVFHVASPVPGDKIVDPELEVMAPAVKGTLNVLEVCSSSKKVQKVVVVSSTAAVHYNPNWPPGKPKDESCWSDRKICMEKKEWYSASKVIAEKMALEYAEKKGGPNVMRNMLLHIVDVRDVAEALILVYEKPESSGRYLCAPYHISPKATVEFLKNIYPNYNYVKCSAEVNGKTEIFTPISSEKLKSLGWKPRKLEETLTDSIEYYEKTGILQDAGGRPCVLPYLFHFLVEN, from the exons atggcggcgatggcgtcgccgccgccgccgacgagagtgtgcgtcaccggcgccggcgggttcATCGGCTCGTGGCTCGtcaagctcctcctctcccgtgGCTACGCCGTGCACGCCACCCTCCGCGACCCGT GTGATCCCAAGAACGCTCATCTGAAGCAGCTGGACGGGGCGTCGGAGATGCTGAGCCTGTTCAAGGCCGACGtgctcgacgccggcgagctgtccgccgccattgccggctGCGAGGGGGTTTTCCATGTCGCCTCTCCCGTGCCCGGAGACAAGATCGTCGATCCTGAG TTAGAAGTAATGGCTCCTGCTGTAAAGGGAACACTGAATGTTCTTGAAGTTTGTTCGTCGTCTAAGAAGGTTCAGAAAGTTGTGGTGGTGTCATCTACTGCTGCAGTTCATTACAACCCCAATTGGCCTCCAGGTAAGCCCAAAGATGAGAGCTGCTGGTCGGACAGAAAGATATGCATGGAGAAGAAG GAGTGGTATAGTGCTTCCAAGGTTATCGCTGAAAAGATGGCTTTGGAATATGCAGAGAAAAAAG GAGGTCCAAACGTAATGAGGAACATGTTGTTGCACATAGTAGATGTCCGTGATGTGGCTGAAGCTTTGATTCTGGTATACGAGAAACCAGAATCATCTGGCAGATATCTTTGCGCACCGTATCACATCAGCCCAAAGGCTACTGTGGAGTTTCTCAAGAACATTTACCCCAACTACAATTATGTAAAGTG TAGTGCTGAAGTGAATGGCAAGACTGAAATATTTACACCAATTTCGTCAGAGAAATTGAAGAGCCTGGGCTGGAAGCCAAGGAAATTGGAGGAGACACTCACAGACAGCATTGAGTACTATGAAAAGACAGGAATTTTGCAGGATGCTGGTGGAAGACCTTGCGTTCTGCCTTACCTTTTTCACTTTCTTGTTGAGAACTGA
- the LOC9272624 gene encoding cinnamoyl-CoA reductase 1, with the protein MTPPPPPPRRPVCVTGAGGFTGSWLVKLLLSRGYAVHATLRDPDDPKNAFLKQLENAPENLRLFKADVLDGGSLTAAFAGCEGVFHPATPVPEHKTVDPEKEMLAPAVKGTRNVLEACSAASVQKLVVVSSICAVCFNPSLPRDRLIDETCWSDKKSCKENENWYCLAKTEAEEMALEYSEKNGLHVITVCPGVIFGPLLQTVLLNTSSKVLLYIMKGGPDALSNKFFPIVDVRDVADALLLVYDKAGPSERYICSQEQMDMRDLLDLMKSMYPNYSYTAKVVDVDMTTSVELTSEKLKKLGWKPRKLEETLVDSVESYKKAGFVDDEPCRLPHLYRAPDAQE; encoded by the exons AtgacgcctccgcctccgccgccgcggcgccccgtGTGCGtgaccggcgccggcgggttcACCGGCTCGTGGCTCGtcaagctcctcctctcccgtgGCTACGCCGTCCACGCCACCCTCCGCGACCCAG ATGATCCCAAGAACGCGTTTCTGAAGCAGCTGGAGAACGCTCCGGAGAACCTGCGCCTGTTCAAGGCCGACGTGCTCGACGGCGGCTCGCTGACGGCGGCGTTCGCCGGCTGCGAGGGGGTCTTCCATCCGGCCACTCCCGTGCCGGAACACAAGACGGTCGATCCGGAG AAGGAGATGCTGGCTCCTGCTGTGAAAGGCACCAGAAATGTGCTCGAGGCTTGCTCTGCTGCGAGCGTTCAGAAACTCGTCGTGGTCTCATCCATCTGTGCTGTTTGCTTTAACCCGAGCTTGCCTCGAGACAGGCTCATAGATGAGACTTGCTGGTCAGACAAGAAGTCATGCAAAGAAAATGAG AACTGGTACTGTCTTGCCAAGACCGAAGCTGAAGAGATGGCCCTGGAATATTCAGAGAAAAATGGACTGCATGTCATTACGGTTTGCCCTGGCGTTATCTTTGGGCCACTGTTGCAGACTGTGCTACTCAACACCAGCAGCAAAGTTCTGCTCTACATCATGAAAG GAGGCCCTGATGCACTAAGCAACAAATTCTTTCCCATAGTCGATGTCCGCGATGTCGCCGATGCTTTACTTCTAGTGTACGACAAGGCAGGGCCATCTGAGCGATACATCTGTTCTCAAGAACAAATGGACATGAGGGATTTGTTGGATTTGATGAAGAGCATGTACCCTAACTACAGCTACACAGCCAA AGTGGTTGATGTGGATATGACTACGAGTGTTGAATTGACATCAGAGAAGCTGAAGAAGCTGGGCTGGAAACCTAGGAAACTCGAGGAGACGCTTGTCGACAGCGTTGAATCCTACAAGAAGGCAGGCTTTGTAGATGACGAACCTTGCCGGCTTCCCCATCTTTACCGTGCACCAGATGCTCAGGAGTGA